In the Pseudothauera hydrothermalis genome, one interval contains:
- a CDS encoding DUF2399 domain-containing protein — protein MANETLSWLPPDADGISTAWISDPTRASLRGKRLRRAFNRPQPMLDTWPAAWRTLLAQWVRRADAATHYRCATLLERAGAQQANTAFQLLHRLLADGLVEIQERRDPQHRDWQAHSLRFIDPAALRRALALPEPDTHRRQWNTLRDTPLALPQLAAARATLTPLPPKVALERLQLLIALQRWHDEHRHRSQATRRDFAWFACADTKKITDSQWRWLAETVDLAAFGISAHAPLLYLAADLTLQSAAGSIELGALPGFIGLPPQALQAIIGIHRPPLLWRVVENRSAFEKAAATRAAEQAVLWLPGYPPGWWAEAVSRLLALAPAALAIACDPDPDGIAIALQTARLWQEAGQPWSPWQMSAAALRSLAHRRPLSERDRQLLHTLRAQTLPEPLAELADAMVALGEKGEQESLFWSLGTTD, from the coding sequence ATGGCAAACGAAACCCTGAGTTGGTTGCCGCCCGACGCCGACGGAATTTCCACCGCCTGGATCAGCGACCCCACCCGCGCCAGCCTGCGCGGCAAGCGCTTGCGCCGCGCGTTCAACCGTCCGCAGCCCATGCTCGACACCTGGCCGGCCGCCTGGCGCACACTGCTGGCCCAGTGGGTACGCCGCGCCGACGCGGCCACCCATTACCGCTGCGCCACCTTGCTGGAACGCGCCGGCGCGCAGCAGGCCAACACCGCCTTTCAGCTCCTCCACCGCTTACTTGCCGACGGCTTGGTAGAGATACAAGAACGGCGCGATCCGCAACACCGCGACTGGCAAGCGCACAGCCTACGCTTCATCGATCCTGCCGCGCTGCGCCGGGCACTAGCCCTGCCGGAACCGGACACCCACCGCCGTCAGTGGAATACGCTACGGGACACGCCGCTCGCCCTGCCGCAACTGGCCGCGGCACGGGCCACACTCACGCCGCTGCCGCCCAAGGTTGCACTCGAACGCCTGCAATTACTGATTGCGTTACAGCGCTGGCATGATGAGCACCGCCATCGCAGCCAAGCAACCCGGCGAGACTTTGCCTGGTTTGCGTGCGCCGACACCAAGAAAATCACCGATAGCCAATGGCGCTGGCTGGCTGAAACGGTCGATCTCGCCGCCTTCGGCATCAGCGCGCATGCCCCCTTGCTATATTTGGCCGCCGATCTGACGCTCCAGAGCGCCGCCGGCTCAATCGAACTTGGTGCCCTGCCCGGCTTCATCGGTCTGCCGCCGCAAGCATTGCAAGCGATCATTGGCATCCACCGCCCACCCCTGCTCTGGCGGGTAGTGGAAAACCGCAGCGCCTTTGAAAAGGCGGCCGCTACCCGCGCGGCGGAGCAGGCGGTGCTTTGGCTGCCCGGCTATCCCCCCGGCTGGTGGGCAGAGGCCGTCTCCCGGCTGCTCGCGCTCGCACCCGCAGCGCTTGCGATTGCCTGCGACCCGGACCCCGACGGTATCGCCATTGCGCTGCAAACCGCCCGTCTGTGGCAAGAGGCCGGACAACCCTGGTCGCCTTGGCAGATGAGCGCAGCCGCACTGCGCAGCCTGGCCCATCGTCGCCCCTTGAGCGAACGCGACCGCCAACTGCTGCACACCTTGCGCGCACAGACACTGCCCGAACCGCTCGCCGAGCTGGCCGATGCAATGGTGGCGCTGGGCGAAAAAGGCGAACAGGAAAGCCTTTTCTGGTCACTCGGAACAACCGACTGA
- a CDS encoding LysE family translocator, producing the protein MIDLPLMTYVATMSVTPGPNNLMLAASGVNFGFRRTLPHILGISIGHGLQVLLVGGALAWVMAWLNTLRPALVAVGCGYLLWLAWRQAHAGQPGSRGQGQPLGFIGAALFQWVNPKGWMMVLNVALLFLPQGADWQAAAMLAALCALVNFPCITLWAAAGDRLRHRLREPRVLALFNYTMATLLAATALWIGVEEGLLGWLPIASVGCSE; encoded by the coding sequence ATGATCGACCTACCCCTGATGACTTATGTGGCCACCATGTCGGTCACGCCGGGACCCAACAACCTGATGCTTGCCGCCAGTGGGGTGAACTTCGGCTTTCGTCGCACACTGCCGCACATACTGGGTATCAGCATCGGTCACGGCCTGCAGGTGCTGCTGGTCGGCGGTGCGCTGGCCTGGGTGATGGCCTGGCTGAACACCTTGCGTCCGGCGCTGGTGGCGGTAGGTTGCGGCTATTTGCTGTGGCTCGCTTGGCGACAGGCGCATGCTGGCCAGCCAGGCTCGCGCGGGCAGGGACAACCGCTGGGCTTCATCGGCGCCGCGCTGTTCCAGTGGGTCAATCCCAAAGGCTGGATGATGGTGCTCAACGTGGCCTTGCTGTTTCTACCTCAAGGGGCCGACTGGCAGGCCGCTGCCATGCTGGCGGCGCTGTGCGCCCTGGTGAATTTTCCTTGCATTACCTTATGGGCCGCAGCCGGCGACCGTCTGCGCCACCGCTTGCGCGAGCCGCGGGTGTTGGCGTTGTTCAACTACACCATGGCCACGCTTCTGGCTGCGACCGCGCTGTGGATCGGTGTGGAAGAGGGCTTGCTTGGCTGGCTGCCGATTGCCTCAGTCGGTTGTTCCGAGTGA